The following are encoded together in the Astyanax mexicanus isolate ESR-SI-001 chromosome 8, AstMex3_surface, whole genome shotgun sequence genome:
- the LOC111192904 gene encoding uncharacterized protein LOC111192904 encodes MLLFPPAHLFPEFPEFPKPPEFPKPPLFPLFPFSLIPPGRVPSVQAAQPLLPTPQVHDGSFSLSTAAPAPPPAGARSFCPPLVQPSLRQRILQGADVDLSSLLRPSAAAAAPRLLDVGGVSLTLGSSESRASKILIVPEFALAFSTFRDVICAVFPARRQELDDYLSIILDMAVRYGGSGFYEYHRLFSAQAAARLQQWNIATYWGTLNLELYCRIFTGRPSLSCELCGSRPPFLPPPSSQVRAELTAPLSVNPDFSFSAPNLLSSESEPDVVSSLLAKEVSDGFMVGPFSSPPFSTFRINPIGIATRKYSGKKRLIIDLSAPHGSFVPSVNSLVPSDEFSLCYARVDDAISLIKLVGRGTWMAKADIISAFKVLPIHPDFWHLFCVRWKGRYYFATRLVFGCKSSPKIFDCFAEALSWILLNVCRIPYVVHLLDDFLVLDALSSPPARCITSLASVFHRLGVPLSAEKTVGPSTSLEFLGILLDSVNLQASLPRDKQTRISQVLSEFLQQPRCTKQQLLSLLGHLNFAMRIIPQGCAFISHLLLLASSATSYFQFVTLDEACLAEIRFWLLLLSHWNGISFFFNDAVSNPVDIHLFTDAAPSTGFGGFYDGRWFASQWPAEFFQLPSDLCDSSALHELYPIIVAALLWGHEWTRRVIFTHSDNLAVVNAINKGRSNSPSLMPLLQRLTWHSIMHQFILKAVHIPGSSNPIADSLSRFQFQKFRTLAPLSDPHPTPVPPYLDTVFPLHMPSTI; translated from the exons ATGCTCCTGTTCCCTCCGGCTCACCTGTTCCCCGAGTTCCCCGAGTTCCCCAAGCCCCCCGAGTTCCCCAAGCCCCCCCTGTTCCCCCTGTTCCCGTTTTCTCTGATCCCCCCAGGCC gtgTTCCGAGTGTTCAAGCTGCCCAGCCTCTCCTCCCCACTCCTCAGGTCCACGacggctccttctccctctccaccGCAGCTCCCGCCCCGCCTCCAGCCGGTGCCCGCTCCTTCTGTCCTCCTCTGGTTCAGCCATCTCTACGCCAGCGAATCCTGCAAGGTGCGGATGTAGACCTTTCCTCTCTCCTACGTCCATCAGCTGCCGCTGCGGCGCCCCGCCTTCTCGATGTCGGGGGCGTATCGCTCACGCTCGGATCTTCTGAATCCCGCGCCTCCAAGATCCTTATCGTGCCTGAGTTCGCTCTCGCGTTTTCTACTTTCCGCGATGTTATCTGCGCTGTTTTCCCTGCCCGCCGGCAGGAACTCGATGATTACCTGTCCATCATCCTTGACATGGCTGTGCGATACGGAGGATCGGGATTTTATGAATACCATCGCCTTTTCTCCGCACAGGCAGCTGCGCGCCTGCAGCAATGGAACATCGCTACCTATTGGGGCACCCTGAATCTCGAGCTTTATTGCCGTATTTTCACTGGCCGTCCTTCCCTCTCCTGCGAACTGTGCG GCTCACGCCCGCCCTTCCTGCCCCCACCATCCTCCCAAGTTCGGGCGGAGCTGACTGCTCCGCTATCTGTCAACCCCG ACTTTTCTTTCTCGGCTCCCAACCTCCTGTCATCAGAATCTGAACCCGACGTTGTCTCCTCTCTCCTCGCCAAGGAGGTTTCTGATGGTTTCATGGTCGGCCCCTtttcctctccccctttttctacttTTCGGATTAATCCCATCGGCATTGCCACGCGCAAATACTCGGGGAAGAAACGCCTCATCATTGACTTATCCGCTCCCCATGGCTCTTTTGTTCCTTCCGTCAATAGCCTGGTGCCCAGCGACGAGTTTTCTTTGTGCTATGCCCGTGTTGATGATGCGATTTCCCTCATCAAACTCGTCGGACGCGGCACTTGGATGGCCAAAGCAGACATCATCTCAGCTTTTAAGGTCTTACCCATCCATCCTGACTTTTGGCACCTATTTTGCGTGCGCTGGAAGGGGCGTTACTACTTCGCCACCCGGCTCGTTTTCGGCTGTAAGAGCAGCCCCAAGATATTTGACTGTTTCGCTGAGGCACTGTCCTGGATCCTGCTCAACGTGTGTCGTATTCCCTATGTCGTGCACCTGCTGGACGACTTTCTGGTCCTCGACGCCCTGTCTTCTCCGCCCGCTCGTTGCATCACCTCCCTAGCATCAGTTTTTCACCGCCTGGGCGTTCCGCTGTCCGCCGAAAAGACCGTTGGTCCGTCTACATCGCTCGAATTTTTGGGGATTTTGCTGGACTCTGTCAACTTACAGGCTTCTCTTCCCCGCGATAAGCAAACTCGCATCTCCCAAGTTCTCTCAGAGTTTCTGCAACAGCCTCGTTGCAccaagcagcagctcctgtcGCTTCTCGGGCATCTGAATTTCGCCATGCGCATCATCCCACAAGGTTGCGCGTTTATttcccatctcctcctcctcgcttcttcagCTACATCCTATTTTCAGTTCGTCACCCTGGATGAGGCTTGTCTAGCAGAGATACGTTTCTGGCTCCTACTCCTCTCTCATTGGAATGGCATTTCGTTTTTCTTTAACGACGCAGTATCTAATCCTGTTGATATTCATCTCTTCACGGACGCCGCACCTTCCACAGGCTTTGGCGGTTTCTACGACGGCAGATGGTTCGCCTCCCAATGGCCTGCCGAATTTTTTCAACTCCCCTCGGATCTTTGTGATTCGTCCGCGCTTCATGAACTTTACCCCATCATCGTCGCTGCCCTGCTATGGGGACACGAATGGACGCGACGCGTCATTTTCACGCACTCTGATAATCTAGCCGTAGTAAACGCAATCAACAAGGGTCGGTCAAATTCCCCGTCCTTAATGCCATTGCTCCAGAGGCTCACGTGGCACTCCATCATGCATCAGTTCATTCTCAAAGCTGTTCACATTCCTGGTTCATCTAACCCCATTGCTGATTCTCTGTCTCGTTTCcaatttcagaaattcaggaccttggctccACTCTCAGACCCACATCCAACCCCAGTTCCACCTTATTTGGACACCGTCTTCCCGCTGCACATGCCTTCTACAATTTGA